In Penaeus chinensis breed Huanghai No. 1 chromosome 11, ASM1920278v2, whole genome shotgun sequence, a genomic segment contains:
- the LOC125030747 gene encoding protein escargot-like, whose amino-acid sequence MTPTPTSTKEHIARPPKKRPLALFNYTLDSMQGSEDEPQDLSMKSRRVTTPTPVITTLTPPPPPAHVRIPSSPPPAPRPSVCTPLLPPRSTPDVSALLGLVGGSINLTTRNPNNNNNISCNTSASPSYSSNFSINTESNFSSNFAAANSSLMSSAGLRLISEVAAACGRPTVLRAPGGSGETHSSHASPYAPPTPRDPLRHAIRDRQSGVRPWHYHPYLPLGVYNLPSHLQSPRTATSARKDMRDVSSATVRSRAGSVSPPGETGSSSSESSPEIQQDGRTPRLSCPDCGRRYATMAGLAKHRQFHCLKDAGRSFGCKHCDKVYTSLGALKMHIRTHTLPCKCHLCGKAFSRPWLLQGHIRTHTGEKPFQCSQCDRCFADRSNLRAHLQTHTDVKKYACRTCPKTFSRMSLLVKHEDHGCPGVRPARPLALAPAPTVPL is encoded by the exons ATGACTCCCACACCAACCTCCACGAAAGAGCACATTGCTCGGCCGCCCAAAAAGAGGCCGCTAGCACTTTTCAACTATACGCTCGATTCCATGCAAG GGTCTGAGGATGAGCCACAAGATCTGAGCATGAAGAGCCGTAGGGTCACCACGCCCACGCCCGTGATCACTACGCTCACACCCCCGCCACCTCCTGCCCATGTCAGGATACCTTCGAGTCCGCCTCCCGCACCACGCCCTTCCGTCTGTACCCCCCTGCTCCCGCCCCGGTCCACCCCCGACGTCAGCGCGCTGTTGGGCCTCGTCGGCGGAAGCATCAACCTCACCACCAGaaaccccaacaacaacaacaacatctctTGCAACACCAGTGCCAGCCCTAGTTACTCCAGCAACTTCAGCATCAACACGGAGAGCAACTTCAGCAGTAACTTCGCCGCCGCTAATAGCAGCCTGATGAGCAGTGCAGGCCTTCGCCTCATCAGCGAGGTGGCTGCTGCCTGCGGGCGGCCTACGGTTCTCCGGGCGCCCGGAGGAAGCGGGGAGACGCACAGCAGTCACGCCAGCCCCTACGCGCCCCCGACGCCGAGGGACCCCCTGCGTCATGCCATTCGAGACCGCCAGTCAGGCGTCCGGCCGTGGCACTACCACCCTTATCTGCCCCTCGGGGTGTACAACCTGCCCTCGCACCTCCAGTCCCCCCGCACGGCCACGAGTGCGCGGAAAGACATGAGGGACGTGAGTAGCGCGACGGTGCGGTCCCGAGCGGGCTCCGTGTCCCCGCCGGGCGAGACGGGCTCCAGCAGCAGCGAGAGCAGTCCTGAGATCCAGCAAGATGGCCGAACGCCGCGCCTCTCCTGCCCAGACTGCGGCCGTCGCTACGCAACCATGGCCGGCCTGGCCAAACACCGTCAGTTTCACTGCTTGAAGGATGCCGGCAGATCTTTCGGCTGCAAGCACTGCGACAAGGTGTACACGAGCCTGGGCGCCCTCAAAATGCACATCCGCACCCACACCCTGCCGTGCAAGTGCCACCTTTGCGGGAAGGCCTTCTCGCGCCCTTGGCTCCTGCAGGGCCACATCAGAACCCACACGGGAGAGAAGCCCTTCCAGTGCTCACAGTGTGACCGCTGCTTCGCCGACCGCAGCAACCTCCGAGCTCACCTCCAAACGCACACCGACGTCAAGAAGTACGCCTGCCGCACGTGCCCCAAAACCTTCTCCCGCATGTCTCTGCTGGTGAAGCACGAGGACCATGGTTGCCCCGGGGTGAGGCCCGCACGCCCTTTGGCGCTGGCACCCGCCCCGACGGTGCCCCTGTGA
- the LOC125030842 gene encoding complement C1q-like protein 4, which yields MTRLANVLAVLVAAVAAVAGRGDRAAQSLGAASPPAPSVPRFCSGGFSVRKAVLSGSQPPTRLRFQDILTNLGGWSSSESDFEAPCTGVYFFTFHAVSPEKNDFTLALMKNDEYQVTAYGSQGNYQQGSNSALLVLNAGEKVHLELQDGSVYEHPYDEAYTTFSAFLVEQF from the exons ATGACCCGCTTGGCGAATGTGTTGGCGGTCTTGGTAGCGGCGGTGGCTGCGGTGGCCGGCCGGGGGGACCGCGCCGCGCAGTCCCTCGGTGCTGCCTCTCCGCCCGCGCCCTCGGTGCCCAGATT TTGTTCTGGTGGGTTCAGCGTCCGGAAGGCGGTCCTTTCCGGGTCTCAGCCACCTACTCGTCTCAGGTTCCAG GACATCTTGACCAATCTGGGCGGATGGTCTTCCTCCGAGAGTGACTTCGAGGCCCCGTGCACAGGGGTCTACTTCTTCACCTTCCACGCCGTCTCGCCAGAAAAGAATGATTTCAC CCTGGCCCTCATGAAGAACGACGAGTATCAGGTGACCGCCTACGGGAGCCAGGGGAACTACCAGCAGGGCTCCAACTCGGCTCTGCTCGTCCTCAACGCCGGAGAGAAGGTTCACCTCGAGCTTCAGGACGGCTCTGTGTATGAACACCCTTACGACGAGGCCTACACTACCTTCTCAGCCTTCCTTGTTGAACAGTTCTGA
- the LOC125030543 gene encoding reticulon-4-interacting protein 1 homolog, mitochondrial-like: MANCSLLRSVITNHFNKQALWTRFFSASCRRDSAQTMQQEAPAAVGYRMKAWQSNGYDGVDGLSLNVVRVPPILRPWDVLVKVQAASVNPIDTAVINGYGGKVLNIMRTLGRAEQGIFDINQIEFPLTVGRDFSGEVVALGKAVKNVAVGDQVWGVVSPQRQGSHAEFVVAAASNVCSRPANITSEEAASIPYAGLTAWSAVVVSGLITEYTAPRTRVLLLGASGGVGSFMCQMLSVWGAQVVAVCSEDASDLVTSLGAVEVLDYRNPETKDLLIADQGFDVVINAAGPDDLDYLKALRPWMGSSYITLSPPLLRNTDELGILPGFIKSLKQVACQNVTSLSEGRAYKWAFYMPNPFALKEISNMMSKSKIRPVIDKVFPFEAAPDAYAHVINGHARGKTVISVQ, translated from the exons ATGGCAAACTGTTCTCTGCTCCGAAGTGTTATCACAAATCACTTTAACAAACAAGCATTGTGGACAAGATTTTTTAGTGCATCATGCAGGAGAGACAGTGCTCAAACAATG CAGCAGGAAGCTCCTGCTGCTGTAGGATATCGTATGAAGGCATGGCAGTCAAATGGGTATGATGGAGTGGATGGACTTTCATTAAATGTAGTGCGAGTCCCTCCAATACTACGACCTTGGGATGTACTTGTGAAAGTTCAAGCTGCATCTGTAAATCCGATTGATACAGCTGTGATTA ATGGCTATGGTGGGAAAGTCTTGAATATAATGCGAACCCTAGGCAGAGCAGAGCAAGGCATATTTGACATTAATCAGATTGAATTTCCCTTAACAG TTGGAAGAGATTTTTCTGGTGAGGTCGTTGCCCTTGGTAAAGCCGTTAAGAATGTTGCTGTTGGAGATCAAGTTTGGGGCGTGGTTAGTCCACAACGCCAAGGGTCACATGCAGAATTTGTAGTTGCTGCAGCATCAAAT GTTTGCAGTAGGCCAGCTAACATCACTTCAGAAGAAGCAGCCTCCATCCCATATGCAGGTCTTACTGCTTGGAGCGCTGTGGTTGTGTCTGGATTGATAACGGAATATACAGCACCAAGAACACGAGTTTTACTCCTTGGAGCATCTGGAGGAGTGGGGTCATTTATGTGCCAAATGCTGTCTGTTTGGGGAGCTCAG GTTGTTGCTGTTTGTAGTGAAGATGCCTCAGATTTGGTAACCAGTCTGGGTGCAGTGGAAGTGCTAGACTACAGAAACCCAGAAACAAAGGATTTGCTTATTGCTGATCAAGG GTTTGATGTTGTGATTAATGCAGCTGGTCCTGATGATCTAGATTACCTTAAAGCACTGCGGCCATGGATGGGATCATCTTATATTACATTGTCACCACCACTTCTGCGAAATACAGATGAGTTGGGAATATTGCCTGGGTTCATCAAG AGCCTGAAACAAGTAGCATGTCAAAATGTAACATCATTGTCAGAAGGAAGAGCTTACAAATGGGCTTTCTACATGCCAAATCCATTTGCTTTAAAGGAGATCTCTAATATGATGTCAAAGAGC